The DNA region GGTCATGTGTCCGATTTCCGGTcggaccggtcgaaccggccggtccggtccgagTTTGATAACACTggttacaaaccaattaaaatcaaaactcaattcaactcaactctaaatccaaacgcactcttattgtgcgtttggtttcagaagtaaaataactttgattttgattttgattgtaaaaaatgacaaatgagatgtgactataaatttgacttgtaAAACgcatatttttgttgtgtagtgtgttgagttacggttaaagttcaaattttttatttggaaaatatgtgtttttgttgtgtagtgtgttgaattaaagttaaaattaaagttttttAACTCTTAATCCAAACAGGCCTTTATTGTCTTAAAGTCCAATTATGGCAGACATAATAACTGCCGAGGCTGGTTCATAGAGTTATGCATATTATCGACGAAACGCAACCCTGGTAATTTCTTCCGGTTAGGCATAATTCGATTCGAACCCGTAACTTTGGCAAAAGCCCTTTCCCCCTTATCTTACCTTTCCCCCTCAACCCTCCGCGGGTGACTGCCTTGTTACTGTTCTATCATCATCACTCTCTGCAGCCTCTCTCCCTCCCGCGCTGGCGCTCCTTTGCTGCACGTGAAACTTTGCCCTGTCTCTGTTCCATCGTCTACCAAGGAAAATGTATTacgctgcgtttggtttcaaagtataattttaaaatcagattttaattttgaaaaagagtggtataaatgaggctcaccctttgattttgtatgaattattttgttttgttgtggaaaaagagtggtataaatggagcccaccatttgactttgtataagttattttattttgttgtaagtagaattaaattagagtaggattttaaaattttactatgaaaccaaacaagccattaatTTGATCGGAAAATCTTCGGATCAATGCCTTCTTCTCGAGGCGAAATTCAATCAAACCTCGACTATCCTGCAATTATTGATCGGTTGCAGAAGTTATCAGAGATTTTAGACAGGTCGGATAATTTAGGGATGGTAGGTAGGTGGTCAGAATCGGTTTATTAACTCCCATTGCACATTCATTTACTCTACCCACGCTATGTTTTGTCAAATTGGAAGGCCTGCACGAGCCCCTGTACATGCGTACCTCGATACTATTATTTTAGCATCCAGTTCCCTCTTCTTCATATAGAAAGCTATAGCCTCAACATAGTCTAGTAGAATTTATTGAGAGTGCCCATTAGAGGAAACCAAATGACATTACATCCGACGTCATAACTTCATGACCCGAACTACTCGATCAAATGTATAGTTATTCAAGTTATCCCGATGTCGAGTGCTATCTGATCAGAGGTTAAGGAAGAGACATAGCCGAGAAGATTATATAAATGGAACTAATATACAAGTGACAAACATCTGAGTGGCTCATGACTTTATTGTTCTGAAAACAATAATCATCAGTTCAGATAATAATTTCAGAATCAAAACGATTACAACAAGCGGATCCTCTCCTGCAGCATCAATAACTGAAGGTAGTAGAATAAATGAAGGACCAAAGATGACGTAATACAGATGTAAACACAGACGACTTGCAGCATCAATAACTGAAGGCAATAGAATAAATGATGGACCAAAGATGACGTAATACAGATGTAAACACGGACCATTTGCAATCACTGCTTTACATTCTCCAAGTACCACTGGTATGTGTCGCGGAGCCCGTCCCTGAGGGAAATCTTTGGGGTCCAACCCAAACCCGCGAGCTTCGAGCTGTCCATGAGCTTCCTCGGAGTCCCATCAGGCTTCGATGAGTTCCAGACGAGCTCGCCCTCGAATCCTACCACCTCCTTTACCAGCTCGGCCAACTCCTTGATAGTCACCTCCTTCCCGCTCCCAACATTCACGTGGCTCAGCCCGCTGTACTTCTCCATCAGGAAGACCACCGCATCTGCTAGATCATCCACGTGCAAAAACTCTCGGAGCGGGCTCCCGGTGCCCCACACTACTACCTCCTTCGCTCCGTTCACCTTCGCCTCATGAAACCTCCTCATCAGTGCAGGCAGGACGTGGGAGTTTTCAGGATGGAAATTGTCGCAAGGACCGTACAAGTTCGTGGGCATTCCAGAGATTGCGTCCCAAACATACTGTATCCGGTATGCTTGGCACATCTTGATCCCAGCAATTTTTGCTATAGCGTACCTATCAGTAGACAGAACAGAGTTCAGATGGAACTCAAAATGAAGTAACTTGCTTGGATAACATAATGGAAAGATTCAAGCCGAGCTAAACAAGAAAACCGAAACACTAAGCGGAGCCAACGCACaaacatttgttctgtaataAAACCAGAGTAAGATCAGTATTATGTGTTAGTGATAAACTTAAGCAAAACAGATTTACGATGACACAGCCCGAAAATGTCACGCGTGGACAACACTATTTGAAATTTGATGCTTATTCCGACAACGATGATCAGAGAAAACCACTGACACAGATGAACTTGGTACCCACTTGATTAAAAGCTTCATATTTCAGAAGCAAAGATCAGATTTCGTGAGGTAATGGATGAGGGCTGAAGCATTTAGAATCAAACTGTCACGAAATCGATACGAATCAAAGCATGACAATGGCATTCTAATGGGCAACGGATCcataagctcaaaatttccgGGAAGAATCATAGTCTAATTGAATCATGACGTCGTAATAAATCAGGCTATCCTTCCAATGAGGAGAGgagcttaaaaaaaaaaaaaaaaaagggacgattttttttttttttgggtaggtTGGATGCAGCAGCATTACCACTCATTGGTGGGCTCGAGAGGCGCCGTGAGCAGAGCATCTTCGGGGATGGGCTGAGGGGCGAACTTAGGGTAAATGCAGGACGAGCCCAAGAAGATCAGCTTCTTCACCCCGTGCTTGTAAGCGGAATCTATCACGTTGGTCTGAATCTGGAGGTTGATGGAGATGAAATCAGCGGGGTAGGTGCTGTTGGCGTGGATCCCACCGACCTTAGCCGCGGCGAGGATGACGAACCGCGGCTTCTCGGTGGCGAAGAAAGCCTCGACGTCGGACTGGCGGGTGAGGTCGAGCTCGGCGTGGGTGCGAAGGACGAGGTTAGCGAACCCCAGGTGCCGGAGGCGGCGGACGATGGCGGAGCCGACC from Punica granatum isolate Tunisia-2019 chromosome 3, ASM765513v2, whole genome shotgun sequence includes:
- the LOC116201531 gene encoding GDP-L-fucose synthase 1-like is translated as MADSFLSDKSAKVFVAGHRGLVGSAIVRRLRHLGFANLVLRTHAELDLTRQSDVEAFFATEKPRFVILAAAKVGGIHANSTYPADFISINLQIQTNVIDSAYKHGVKKLIFLGSSCIYPKFAPQPIPEDALLTAPLEPTNEWYAIAKIAGIKMCQAYRIQYVWDAISGMPTNLYGPCDNFHPENSHVLPALMRRFHEAKVNGAKEVVVWGTGSPLREFLHVDDLADAVVFLMEKYSGLSHVNVGSGKEVTIKELAELVKEVVGFEGELVWNSSKPDGTPRKLMDSSKLAGLGWTPKISLRDGLRDTYQWYLENVKQ